A single region of the Pygocentrus nattereri isolate fPygNat1 chromosome 27, fPygNat1.pri, whole genome shotgun sequence genome encodes:
- the LOC108440252 gene encoding hemoglobin subunit beta-2-like: MVEWTEFERATIQDIFSKMDYESVGHNALTRCLVVYPWTQRYFAKFGNLYNAAAIAGNPFVAAHGAVVLRGLDTAVKNMDNIKAAYAELSVLHSEKLHVDPDNFRLLADCLTIVVASTMGSGFTAEVQAAFQKFLAVVTAALRKQYH, translated from the exons ATGGTTGAGTGGACAGAATTCGAGCGCGCTACCATCCAGGACATCTTCTCCAAAATGGATTATGAGTCCGTGGGACACAACGCCCTGACAAG GTGTCTGGTCGTGTACCCGTGGACTCAGAGGTACTTCGCTAAGTTTGGAAACCTGTACAACGCCGCTGCTATCGCGGGAAACCCCTTCGTTGCTGCTCACGGCGCAGTTGTGCTCCGTGGTCTGGACACAGCTGTGAAGAACATGGACAACATCAAGGCTGCCTACGCTGAACTGAGCGTGCTGCACTCTGAGAAACTGCACGTGGACCCCGACAACTTCAGG CTGTTGGCTGATTGTCTTACCATCGTCGTTGCCTCTACAATGGGGAGTGGTTTCACAGCTGAGGTTCAGGCAGCTTTCCAGAAGTTCCTGGCTGTCGTCACCGCTGCTCTGAGAAAGCAGTACCACTAG